The sequence ATCCCTGTCCTTCCTCGAATTCAACTACATGATCCTTCAGGCCTATGACTTCCTTGAACTGAACCGCCGCTATGGTTGCACCCTGCAAATGGGTGGCTCGGACCAATGGGGCAATATCGTCAACGGTATCGACCTGACCCGCCGTGTCGTGGGCACCGAGGTCTTCGGCCTCACCTCGCCGCTGCTGACCACCTCGGACGGGCGCAAGATGGGCAAATCGGCGGGCGGCGCGATCTGGCTCAACGGCGAGATGCTCAGCCCCTATGAATTCTGGCAGTTCTGGCGCAACACCACCGATGCCGACGTGGGCCGTTTCCTGAAATACTACACCGAACTGCCGGTCGAGGAATGCGACCGGCTTGGCGCGCTGGCGGGCTCCGAGATCAACGAGGCCAAGATCATTCTGGCCAACGAGGTCACCACCCTTCTGCACGGGGCCGAGGCCGCGCAGGCCGCCGAGGCGACGGCACGCGAGGTCTTCGAAAAGGGCGGCGCGGGCGACGACCTGCCGACGCTGGAGCTTGCAACCGATGAATTGGGCGACGGCATCTCGATCGTGCAATTGATCGTCAAATCGGGGCTGGCCAAGTCGGGCAAGGAGGCCAAGCGCCTGATCGCCGAGAACGGCGCGCGGATCGACGATGCCCCGCTCACCGACGCCGGCCTGATGCTGGACGCGGGCGCGCTGGCCTCTCCAATCAAGCTTTCGGCGGGCAAGAAACGCCATGCACTGGTGAAATTGGCGGAATAACCCCTGTAGGGTGCGCAGTCACTGCGCACCCGAACCCGATATCTTCAAAAGAAATCGGACCGAAGTCTTTTAAAGACTTCGGCACCGCCCGTTACAAAACTGTCACTTGCGACTCGCAAAATATATCCATATTCCATGATATATGGATAAGACAAACGCCCTCGCCGCCTTCGCCGCCCTCTCGCAGCCCGCGCGCCTCGATGCCTTCCGCCTGCTGATTAAGGCCGGTCCCGAAGGCCTGCCCGCCGGTCAGATCGCCACCACGCTGGACCAACGGCAAAACACCATGTCCGCGAACCTGTCGATCCTGACCAATGCGGGCCTCGTCACCACCACCCGCCAAGGCCGCTCGATCATCTACAGCGCCCATATGCCCGCCCTGCGCGGCCTCTTGTCCTTCCTGATGGAGGATTGCTGCGGCGGCGCCCCCGAGGCCTGCGAGCCGCTTCTCGATACTCTCACCTGCTCCTGCTGAAAGGCTCCCCAGATGAAAAACGTTCTCTTCCTCTGCACCGGCAATTCCGCCCGTTCCATCCTTGCCGAGGCGATCATGTCGGCGCAACCCGGTTTCAAAGGCTACTCCGCCGGGTCACAGCCGCAAGGCGAACCCAACCCCCACGCCCTCAGCCTTCTGAAACACCTCGGCCACGACACCTCGGAAATGCGCTCCAAAAGCTGGGATGAATTCGCCGCACCCGACGCCCCCAAGATGGATTTCATCTTCACCGTCTGCGACAACGCCGCCGGCGAGGTCTGCCCCGTCTGGCCCGGCCAGCCCATGACCGCCCACTGGGGCCTGCCCGACCCGGCAGCCGTCAAAGGCACCGAGGCCGAAATCGCCGCCGCCTTCGCGGAAACCTACCGCGCCCTCCTGCGCCGCATTCAGGTTTTCGCGGCCCTGCCGCTCGAAACCCTCGACAGCCTCGCGCTGAAATCCCGGCTCGACGATATCGGCCAGGATACCGAGGCCCCGGCCTGAGCCCACCCACGGCAGCCTTTCCAACGCCCCGTTACCGAAAGACCCGACCATGACCGACACCCCCGACACCGCCAAGGACAGCGGCCTTGGCATCTTTGAACGCTACCTGACCGTCTGGATCGCCCTTGCCATCGTCTTTGGCATCGCCATCGGCGTCACCGTCCCCGGCCTTGTCCAAACCATCGCCGCCGCCGAGGTCGCCTCGATCAATCTTGTCGTGGCGGTGCTGATCTGGGCCATGATCTACCCGATGATGATCGGCGTGGACCTCACCACCATCCCCGGCGTCGCCCGCCAACCCCGGGGCCTGATCATCACCCTGATCGTCAACTGGCTGATCAAACCCTTCACCATGGCGCTGCTGGCCGTGCTGTTCTTCGACTATGTCTTCGCGCCATGGATCGCCCCCGCCGATGCCGCGCAATATACCGCCGGGCTGATCCTGCTGGGCGCGGCGCCGTGCAC comes from Roseovarius bejariae and encodes:
- the tyrS gene encoding tyrosine--tRNA ligase, whose protein sequence is MTYHPKSEFLRVMIERGFLADCTDLQALDDSLMAGTVTAYIGYDATAKSLHVGHLLNIMMLRWLQKTGHRPITLMGGGTTKVGDPSFRSDERPLLDEAQIGENIDGMQQVFARYLSYETDSGAMMLNNAEWLDELKYIEFLRDIGRYFSVNRMLSFESVKSRLDREQSLSFLEFNYMILQAYDFLELNRRYGCTLQMGGSDQWGNIVNGIDLTRRVVGTEVFGLTSPLLTTSDGRKMGKSAGGAIWLNGEMLSPYEFWQFWRNTTDADVGRFLKYYTELPVEECDRLGALAGSEINEAKIILANEVTTLLHGAEAAQAAEATAREVFEKGGAGDDLPTLELATDELGDGISIVQLIVKSGLAKSGKEAKRLIAENGARIDDAPLTDAGLMLDAGALASPIKLSAGKKRHALVKLAE
- a CDS encoding ArsR/SmtB family transcription factor; the protein is MDKTNALAAFAALSQPARLDAFRLLIKAGPEGLPAGQIATTLDQRQNTMSANLSILTNAGLVTTTRQGRSIIYSAHMPALRGLLSFLMEDCCGGAPEACEPLLDTLTCSC
- a CDS encoding arsenate reductase ArsC, giving the protein MKNVLFLCTGNSARSILAEAIMSAQPGFKGYSAGSQPQGEPNPHALSLLKHLGHDTSEMRSKSWDEFAAPDAPKMDFIFTVCDNAAGEVCPVWPGQPMTAHWGLPDPAAVKGTEAEIAAAFAETYRALLRRIQVFAALPLETLDSLALKSRLDDIGQDTEAPA